The following are encoded in a window of Anopheles gambiae chromosome X, idAnoGambNW_F1_1, whole genome shotgun sequence genomic DNA:
- the LOC1277404 gene encoding xaa-Pro aminopeptidase 3 has protein sequence MFVFTKSFLLNPARRSSLLVKKARWCADYHKTNVILAAGKPGRQAAFQNATFGQPVHQTHPHLIGSGEVLTGIRLEEVQERRKRLLHVLRDHHGLQTGTATNHIVVIPSANKKYMSHKIPYVFRQNTDFLYLSGCQEPDSVLVLEIDASSNCKSTLFVRPKDKHAEMWDGPRTGVQAAVDVFGVEEALDVNSLKEYLTKHGFAHPNAVLWYDAAASDLQDVSKMVKDVTNQTQPKPPTEAIQSLRLVKSASECALMGKTCEIASKAINRTMQHSFPGISEHQVFANVDYYTRVAGANFLAYPPVVAGGSNATVIHYINNNQIVRAGELLLLDAGCEYHGYTSDITRTWPVEGRFSDPQRVLYEVLLQVQRELLDCLQQAGGETLDQLFDTMCSKIGKYLQEIKLIPESLSGLERSRAAYKFCPHHVSHYLGMDVHDTPLISRNIRLMPGMVCTVEPGIYISKHNFDVPVEFRGTGLRIEDDVLIKPDKQIEVLTKECAKDVAAIEGLFSR, from the exons ATGTTTGTTTTCACCAAATCTTTCCTTTTAAATCCAGCCCGGCGTTCTAGTTTGTTggtaaaaaaag CTCGATGGTGCGCCGATTACCACAAGACCAATGTAATTCTCGCAGCCGGCAAGCCGGGCAGACAGGCCGCCTTCCAGAATGCAACGTTCGGGCAGCCGGTGCACCAGACGCATCCACATTTAATAGGGTCTGGCGAGGTGCTAACCGGAATACGGCTTGAAGAGGTGCAGGAGAGGCGAAAACGGCTGCTCCACGTGTTGCGAGATCATCACGGGCTCCAAACCGGCACGGCAACGAATCACATC GTGGTCATCCCGTCGGCGAACAAAAAGTACATGAGCCACAAGATTCCATACGTCTTTCGGCAGAACACCGACTTCCTGTACCTGAGCGGCTGTCAGGAGCCGGACAGTGTGCTGGTGCTGGAAATTGACGCGAGTAGCAACTGCAAAAGCACACTGTTCGTGCGCCCCAAAGACAAGCATGCGGAAATGTGGGACGGCCCCAGGACGGGCGTGCAGGCCGCCGTGGACGTGTTCGGTGTGGAGGAGGCGCTGGATGTCAATAGCTTAAAGGAATACCTCACCAAGCATGGTTTCGCCCATCCCAACGCGGTGCTGTGGTACGACGCAGCGGCGTCGGATTTGCAGGACGTTTCAAAGATGGTAAAAGACGTGACGAACCAGACGCAACCAAAGCCACCGACCGAAGCGATACAAAGCCTCCGACTAGTGAAGTCGGCCAGCGAGTGTGCGCTGATGGGCAAAACGTGTGAAATCGCATCCAAAGCCATCAACCGGACGATGCAGCACAGCTTTCCCGGCATCAGTGAGCATCAAGTGTTCGCCAACGTGGATTACTACACCCGGGTCGCTGGTGCCAACTTCCTGGCCTACCCGCCGGTGGTCGCGGGCGGCTCCAACGCGACGGTGATACActacatcaacaacaatcaaaTTGTCAGGGCCggtgagctgctgctgctggacgccGGCTGCGAGTATCACGGGTACACCAGCGACATTACCCGAACGTGGCCCGTCGAGGGCAGGTTTAGCGATCCGCAGCGAGTACTGTACgaggtgctgctgcaggtgcAGCGGGAACTGCTCGACTGTTTGCAGCAGGCGGGCGGCGAAACGCTCGACCAGCTGTTCGATACGATGTGCTCGAAGATCGGCAAATACTTGCAGGAAATCAAGCTCATACCGGAGTCACTGTCGGGCCTGGAGCGCTCCAGGGCGGCCTACAAGTTTTGCCCCCACCATGTGTCGCACTATCTGGGCATGGATGTGCACGACACGCCTTTGATATCGCGCAACATTCGCCTAATGCCAGGGATGGTGTGCACCGTCGAGCCAG GTATTTACATCTCTAAACACAATTTCGACGTTCCGGTCGAATTTCGCGGCACGGGTTTGCGCATTGAGGACGATGTGCTGATAAAGCCTGATAAGCAAATAGAAGTGCTTACAAAAGAGTGCGCAAAAGATGTAGCGGCGATCGAAGGGTTATTTAGTCGCTAA
- the LOC1277405 gene encoding glutathione S-transferase theta-1 gives MSRSVKLYYDLMSQPSRALYIFLSTNKIPFDRCPIALRKMQHKTDEYRRQVNRYGKVPCIVDGSFRLAESVAIYRYLCREFPTDGHWYPSDTVRQARVDEYLSWQHLNLRADVSLYFFHVWLNPLLGKEPDAGKTERLRRRLDGVLNFFDQELLSAGSGQAFLAGDRISIADLSAACEIEQAKIAGYNPCEGRPALASWLTAVRERTNPFYDEAHKYVYRLSPDHIVTPVVAEDE, from the exons ATGTCCCGTAGTGTTAAACTTTACTATGACCTCATGTCGCAACCGTCGAGGGCGCTTTACATATTCTTATCGACCAACAAGATCCCCTTTGACCGGTGCCCGATAGCGCTGCGAAAAA TGCAGCACAAGACGGACGAATACCGCCGGCAGGTGAATCGGTACGGCAAGGTGCCCTGCATCGTGGACGGCAGCTTCCGGCTAGCCGAGAGCGTCGCCATCTACCGGTACCTGTGCCGAGAGTTTCCGACCGACGGCCACTGGTACCCGAGCGACACGGTGCGCCAGGCACGCGTCGACGAGTACCTTTCCTGGCAGCACCTAAACCTGCGCGCCGACGTGTCGCTGTACTTTTTCCACGTGTGGCTAAACCCGCTGCTGGGCAAGGAGCCGGACGCCGGCAAGACGGAACGGTTGCGCCGGCGGCTGGACGGTGTGCTGAACTTTTTCGACCAGGAGCTGCTGTCGGCCGGTAGCGGGCAGGCGTTTCTGGCGGGCGATCGCATCAGCATTGCCGACCTATCGGCCGCTTGCGAGATTGAGCAGGCGAAAATAGCCGGGTACAATCCGTGTGAGGGCCGGCCGGCACTGGCCAGCTGGCTGACGGCGGTGCGGGAGCGAACCAATCCGTTCTACGACGAGGCGCACAAATACGTTTATCGGCTTTCGCCGGACCACATCGTAACGCCGGTCGTTGCGGAAGATGAGTGA
- the LOC1277406 gene encoding coactosin-like protein translates to MSDSVEVEQMAESKPRKMALPTSLDKDAIREAYEDVRSNMSDHEWAVFKFDGLKIVCSAKGQGFQEFCAQFHDDERAFGYIRIQMGDEMSKRSKFLFLTWIGPEVGVMQRAKMSTDKSIIKDVINNFAVELQVETSVDLDLEMFKAHLNKAGGANYGTGVREL, encoded by the exons ATGTCCGACTCGGTTGAAGTAGAGCAAATGGCCGAGAGCAAGCCTCGCAAG atggCATTGCCCACCTCGCTAGATAAGGATGCAATTCGCGAAGCGTACGAGGACGTACGCTCCAATATGAGCGACCACGAGTGGGCCGTGTTCAAGTTTGACGGGCTGAAAATCGTGTGCTCGGCCAAGGGGCAGGGTTTCCAGGAGTTTTGCGCCCAGTTTCACGACGACGAGCGGGCGTTCGGCTACATCCGGATACAGATGGGGGACGAGATGTCGAAGCGCAGCAAGTTCCTGTTCCTCACCTGGATCGGGCCGGAGGTCGGTGTGATGCAGCGCGCCAAAATGTCCACCGACAAATCGATCATCAAGGATGTGATCAAC AACTTTGCCGTCGAGCTGCAGGTGGAAACGAGCGTCGATCTCGATTTGGAAATGTTCAAGGCACATCTGAACAAAGCTGGCGGCGCTAACTACGGCACTGGCGTGCGGGAGCTGTAA
- the LOC1277407 gene encoding small ribosomal subunit protein mS29: MILKMTIPNTVWYQTRSIVSSVTANTAAAAAMDRVPKVVEFRTPEQTVANHTRATLGRYYTVPGDVRKKIFAHGGLPKSFERQIKTFNECSLMVRRPAVEIMEYLQRTDFARPVNRFVLHGEDGVGKSLVLAHLLHYGFQQQYVLIHVPWVPNWMKRAKEIANSASHEGSIDLPLDGAAWLVHFKSQNGPLIKSLGLTVSREYVWTKRETTPAGAPLMELVEHGINRAKFSCDTIAALVEELKQHASAGRARAMVVIDGYNAFFQPHTRLLTEAKARITPDQITLTKPFLSITRNDWTNGVCVVTVDQMVKEFKDTAAGRQSSAVAGPVQVQEPSLALLESRECFEHLDPFVPVSVVGYDDAEYYSCIQYYLERKWIQTNEPGFEEELKLLSCQNPYQLMQLCASL, encoded by the coding sequence ATGATACTGAAAATGACCATCCCAAACACCGTGTGGTATCAAACCCGCTCGATAGTGTCATCGGTCACAGCAAAcacagccgccgccgccgcgatGGATCGCGTGCCGAAGGTAGTGGAATTCCGCACGCCGGAACAAACCGTAGCCAATCACACGCGCGCCACGCTCGGCCGCTACTACACCGTGCCGGGCGACGTGCGCAAGAAGATCTTTGCGCACGGCGGGCTGCCGAAAAGCTTCGAGCGCCAGATCAAAACGTTCAACGAGTGCTCGCTGATGGTGCGCCGGCCGGCCGTCGAGATCATGGAGTACCTGCAGCGGACGGATTTCGCCCGCCCGGTGAACCGGTTCGTCCTGCATGGCGAGGACGGCGTGGGCAAATCGCTCGTTCTAGCGCACCTGCTGCACTACGGcttccagcagcagtacgtgCTGATACACGTGCCCTGGGTGCCGAACTGGATGAAGCGCGCGAAGGAGATTGCGAACTCGGCCTCGCACGAGGGCTCGATCGATCTGCCGCTGGATGGTGCGGCCTGGCTGGTGCACTTCAAGAGCCAGAACGGGCCGCTCATCAAAAGCCTGGGCCTGACGGTGAGCCGCGAGTACGTGTGGACGAAGCGTGAAACTACGCCGGCCGGTGCACCGCTGATGGAGCTCGTCGAGCACGGTATCAACCGGGCGAAGTTTTCCTGCGACACGATCGCTGCGTTGGTGGAGGAGCTGAAGCAGCATGCGAGTGCGGGTCGCGCCCGGGCCATGGTAGTGATCGACGGGTACAATGCATTCTTCCAGCCGCACACGCGCTTGCTGACGGAAGCCAAGGCACGCATCACGCCGGACCAGATCACGCTCACCAAACCGTTCCTGAGCATCACGCGCAACGACTGGACGaacggcgtgtgtgtggtcaCCGTCGACCAGATGGTGAAAGAGTTCAAGGACACGGCAGCCGGCCGGCAAAGCAGTGCTGTGGCGGGGCCGGTCCAGGTACAAGAGCCCTCCCTCGCGCTGCTGGAGTCGCGCGAGTGTTTTGAGCATCTCGACCCGTTCGTGCCGGTCAGCGTGGTCGGTTACGATGACGCTGAGTACTACAGCTGCATCCAGTACTACCTGGAGCGCAAATGGATACAGACGAATGAGCCCGGGTTTGAGGAGGAGCTTAAACTGCTCAGCTGCCAAAACCCGTACCAGCTGATGCAGCTGTGTGCATCGTTGTAG